The Kineosporia corallincola region AACGCCACCACCCACTTGCTCACCGCGATGCCGTACCGGTTCAGGGGTTTCGCCATCAGGTAGACGATCGATCCGTCGTCGATCTCCGGCCCGATGGCACCCGTGCCCGCGATCAGGCAGAGCAGCGGGATCAGGAACCCGAGCGAGAACGAGCCGAGCAGATCGGCTGCGTTGTCCGGGGACTCGCCGCTGACCAGGCGGACCAGCACGGACAGACCGATCAGGACGACGGGGAGGACGACGAGCAGCACGGCGCGACGGCGGCCGACGAGGCTGCGCCAGGTGAGCCCGGCGACGGTGGCGTTCATCGGTTCACCAGGTAGGAGAAGACCTTCTCCAGCGACTCGTCGGCGGGTGTGACCTCGTACAGCCGAATCCCTCGTTCCCGGGCGAAGACCGGCAGCCGACGGGCGAACCGGTGGTAGTCGGAGGCCTGCACGTTGAGCACGGCCGATCCGGCCTGCACGCCGAGCTCGACCCCGGAGGTGGAGCCGTCGGCGATCAGTGCGGCGGCCAGTGCGCGGTCGTCACTGGACCGGATCGTGTACTGGTGCGGGCGTTCGGTCATCAGGCGGCGGATCTCGCGGAAGTCGCCGGACGCGGCGTGCCGGCCGGCGACCATCACCTCGATGCCGCCCGCGATCTGCTCGACCTCCTCGAGGATGTGCGAGCTGAACAGCACCACCCGGCCGTTGGCGCCCAGCTCGGTCATCAGGTCCATCAGCTGGAGCCGCTGGCGCGGGTCCATGCCGTTGAAGGGCTCGTCGAGCAGCAGCACGTCGGGGTCGTGCACCAGCGCGGTGGCCATCTTGATGCGCTGCTTCATGCCCTTGGAGTAGCCGGCGACGTCACGCGCCGCCGCGGACTGCATGTCGACGGTCTCGATCGCCCGGGTGGCGGCGGCCTTCGGGTCGGGCAGGCGATGCAGTCTGGCGTTGGCCAGCACGAAGTCCCAGCCGGAGATGCCCTCGTACATCGCCTCGCGCTCGGGCACGAGACCGATGCGCCGGTAGATGTTCTCGTTGTGCCAGGTGGGTTCGCCGTCCACCGTGACGGTGCCCGACGACGGCGGCAGGAAGCCACTCATCAGGTGGATCAGCGTGGACTTGCCGGCCCCGTTCGGGCCGAGCAGCCCGGTGACGCCGGGGCCGATCGTCATCGAGACGTCGTTCACCGCCACCACGTTGCCGAACCATCGGCTGACCTGCTCGAGCCGCATCACCACCGGCCCGGTGCCGGTGCGCGGCCCGTAGGGCGTGGTCACGGTCATGACGCCGACACCTTCCGGTAGCGGGCGATGAGAAGTGCGTAGCAGCCGGCGATCACGGCGATCATGGCCGCGGTGAACACCAGCCCGCCCACGGTGCCGGGCGGCGGCTGCGGATAGGAGACCGGGGTGTCGACCATCCAGTGCAGCACGCCCTGCACCAGCGACACCGGGTTGATCAGGGCGACGTACCCGGCCAGCGACCGGTGCCCCTGCACGTCGGCGAGCGAGGCGAGCACGCCGCTGACCAGCCCCAGCAGAAGCTGCACGGTGATCACCGCGGCTACACCGAAGCCCCGCCGCGGGGTGACCGAGGCGATCAGCAGACCGATGCCGCCCAGCACGAGCGACAGGAACAGCGCCCCGAGAAGCCCTGCCGCCCAGTCCTTCGCGTTGGGCCAGAACGACATCTTGGCCAGCAGCGCACCGGCGAACAGAGCGGTCTGCGGAACCGCGATGAGGATGAACAGCGCCGAGCTCATCGCGCCGTACTTGGCCAGCACGTAGTCGTTGCGGGTCAGCGGGCGGGACAGGTACAGCGGCATCACCCGGAACCGCAGATCGCGGGACACCGTGGCCGGGGCCTGCGCGGCCACGAAGATCGCGATCGCGGCGCCCAGCGCGAACATGTACTGCACATAACTGATCGGCAGCTTGTCGAGCTTGGTCACGCCCGCCACCACGGCGACGATCACGGCCGGAGCCACCATCACCACCAGCAGCAGGAACGGCATGATCTTCGACTTGGCCGAGCGGCCGAGACCGTAACAACCGCGCAGGCTCTCGATGTAGAGCGAGCGGACCAGGTAGCCGCGCCCGAGCCGCGGTCCGTCGTAGTGGCGGAACCCGATGTCGTGGATGACGCCGGTGTTGTTGCTCATCACTGCCTCCCCTCGGGCACGTGGACCCCCGGATCGAGCGTGGGGTCGGCGCGGAAGATCTCGGCCATCCGGTGCCGCCGCCGCTCCAGGCGGTGCAGCCCGACGCCGAGACCGACGACGGCGTCGAGCACCGCGTCGTAGGTGCTGTCGTCGATCAGCTCGACCTCGATCTGCCGCCCGGCCGGATGCACCGAGAGCCCGGCCGCGCGCAGGGCGCGTTCCAGCTCATCGGCGCGGTCGTCGACCTCGACCGCCAGGATGCGGCTGGCCGAGGTGACGTCGGCGGTGGTGGTGGACCGCAGCAGACGCCCGCCGTCCACCACCACGATGTGGTCGCAGACCTGCTCGAGTTCACCCAGCAGATGGGAGGTCACGAGCATCGGGATGCCGAACTCGGTGCCGATGCGGCGCAGCAGCGCGAGCATCTGGTCGCGTCCGGCCGGGTCGAGACCGTTGGTCGGCTCGTCGAGCAGCAGCATGCCCGGGTCGTGCACCAGGGCCTGGGCCAGCTTGACCCGCTGCTTCATGCCGGTGGAGTAGCCGCCCATCGAGCGGTACCGCTCCTCGTACAGCCCGACGTGGCGCAGCGTGTCTGCGGTGCGTTCGCGGGCGGCCGTCAGCGGCAGCCCGGACATGCGCGCCATGTGCAGCACGAATTCGGTGGCCGACATGTCGGCCGGAAGGCAGTCGTGCTCGGGCATGTACCCGACACGTTGCCGGATGGCGGGGCCGTCGGTGGAGACGTCGAGACCCAGCACGTGGGCGCTGCCGCTGGTGGCCGGCAGCAACCCGAGCAGGATCTTGATCATCGTGGACTTGCCGGCCCCGTTGGCGCCGACCAGCCCGACGACCCCCGGCTCGATGGCGAAGGTCAGCCCGTCGAGCGCGGTGACAGCGCCGTAGCGCTTCGAGAGTTTCTCGACCGTGATCATCATGACCCGGCCGACTCTAGTGGTGCCCTCCGACATTTCACGGCCCTTCCGGCGCACCGGCCGCCGGAATCATCCCTCGGGGACGCGGAATCCGTCTCCGGTCGCATGCGGGGGTGCACCGTCCGTCCTGTCGTCCACAGGTCGGCGGGAACGGTGGTCTGTCCACAGGCCGCTGAACGGGGGTGTGCGGGACCGGCCGTCCGGCGCAGGATTTCGCAGCGGAGGTGGTGGGGATGCAACTGACGAAGGCCGAACTCGGCCGGTACGGGGAAGAACTCGCGGCCGCGCACCTGGAGGCCACGGGCTGCCGGATCCTGGCCCGCAACTGGCGGTGCCGGCTCGGTGAGATCGACGTGGTGGCGCTGGAGGGGCAGTGCCTGGTGGTGTGCGAGGTCAAGACCCGGCGCTCGCTGGCGGCCGGAGACCCGCTGGAGTCGGTGACGGCGCTCAAGGCGGGAAGGCTCCGGCGCCTGGCCGGTGCCTGGCTGTCCACGCAGCAACGGTTCTATCCCGACGTGCGCATCGACGTGGTCGGCATCGTCCGGCCGGCCTCCGGCCCGGCCCGGCTGCGGCACCTGAAGGGGGTGGTCTGAGTGGCACTGGGCCGTGCGCTGTCGGTCGCCATCGTCGGGATGACCGGGCACGTGGTCGACGTCGAGGCCGACATCGCCCTCGGGCTGCCCGCTTTCACCCTGGTCGGGCTGCCCGACGCGTCACTCACCGAGTCCCGTGACCGGGTGCGTGCCGCCTGCTCCAACTCCGGGCACCCGCTGCCCACCCGGCGCATCACCGTGAACCTGTCGCCGGCCGCGCTGCCCAAGACCGGCAGCGGGTTCGACCTGGCCATCGCTGTCGCCCTGCTCACCGCGCAGGGCGTGCTGGAGGCGCCGGCCGTGCAGAAGTATGTGCACATCGGCGAACTCGGGCTGAACGGCCGGGTACGCCCGGTGCGTGGGGTGCTGCCGGCGACGCTCGCGGCGGTGCGCGCGGGCTGTCCCGACGTGGTGGTGCCAGTCGCCAACGCGGCCGAGGCGCGGCTCGTGCCCGGCGCCCGGGTGCACGCGACGGCCACTCTGTCCGACCTGATCCGCCTGCACGGTGGAGCGCCGGGGCGAGCGCCCGTCGAGATGGAACAGGCTGTGCTGCTGGAGGTCTCGACCCGTCCGGCGGAGTCCGACACCACCGGTCCCGGTGATGTCCTGGTGCGGCCCGGCACCCTGCACCCACCGGGGGCGCCGGCCGGGCCGGAGCCGGACCTGTCCGACGTGGTCGGCCAGAAACCGGCCCGCATGGCCCTGGAGGTCGCTGCCGCGGGTGGGCACCACCTGTTACTGATGGGCCCGCCCGGCACCGGCAAGACTTTGCTCGCCTCCCGGTTGCCCGGCCTGCTGCCGGATCTCGACGACGAGTCGGCGGTGGAGGTGACCGCCCTGCACTCGGTGGCGGGCACGCTCGATCCGGCGGCCGGGCTGATCCGGCGTCCACCGTTCCAGAGCCCTCATCACACCTGCACGGCCGTCTCCATGGTCGGCGGCGGTTCCGGCCTGCCGCACCCCGGCGCGGCCTCGCTGGCGCACCGGGGCATCCTCTTCCTCGACGAGGCGGGAGAATTCGGCAGCCAGGTGCTCGACGCGTTGCGGCAACCGCTGGAGCAGGGCGATCTGGTGATCCACCGGGCCAGCGGCAGCGCCCGCTTCCCGGCCCGGTTTCTGCTGGTGCTGGCCAGCAATCCGTGCCCGTGCGGGTTCGCCTTCGGCACCGGCAAAGACTGCGTGTGCGCGCCGGCGGCCCGCCGCCGCTACCTGTCCCGGCTGTCCGGGCCCCTGCTCGACCGGGTCGACCTCCAGGTCGACGTGCCGCCGGTGTCCCGGGTCGACCTGGCGGCCGGGGAACAGCCCGAGACCTCCGCGACGGTGGCCCGGCGGGTCCTGGCGGCCCGGGCGGTGGCTCGCGAACGGCTCGGCGGAACTCCGTGGACCTGCAACGGCGAGGTGGCGGGCAGCCATCTGCGCGGTGTGCTGCGCCTGCCCCCAGCGGTCACCCATGAGGTGGACCGGGCGCTGGACCGGCACCAGCTGTCGATCCGGGGGCATGACCGGGTGCTACGCGTCGCCTGGACGATGTGCGACCTGGCCGGGCGGGAACGTCCGGACCGTGACGACGTGGGCCGTGCGCTGGTGCTGCGCCGGCGGGGGCAGGTGCCGCTGTGAGCGGGACCCCGCACCGGAGCGACGAGGAGGAGCGCCTGGCCCGGGCGGCCTGGAGCCGTCTGGCCGAGCCGGGCGACGCGCGGGCGGGTCGGTGGCTGGCCGAGATGGGTGCCGTGGCGGCGCTGGCGGGGGTGCGGGAGGGGCGCGCGCCGGGGGCGGAGCGGTACGCCGGGCGGCTCACCCGGCTCGACCCGGCGCGCGACCTGCACAACCTGGGGCTGATGGGTGGCCGGTTACTGATCCCGGGCGACCCGGAGTGGCCGGAGGCACTGCACCGGCTTGACACCGAGATGCCGTTCTGCCTCTACGTCCGGGGGCCGCTGCGGCTGGATCAGGCTTGTTCGCAGGCGGTTTCGATCGTCGGGGCACGGGCCGCCACCGCCTACGGCGAGCACGTGGCCGGGGAACTCGCGATGGGCTGCGCCGACCGGGGGCTCACCGTGGTGTCCGGAGCAGCGCTGGGTATCGACGCCGCCGCTCATCGGGGCGCCCTGGCCGCCGGTGGTCCCACCCTGGCGGTGCTCGCCGGCGGGCTCGACCGGGCTTACCCGGCGGCCAACGATCTGCTGATCGGCGAGATCGCCCGGTCCGGCGCCTTGGTGAGCGAGGTGCCACCAGGTTCGGCGCCGACCAAGTGGCGGTTCATCCTCCGCAACCGGGTGATCGCGGCGCTCGGGCGGGCTACCTGCGTGGTCGAGGCCGGGGTGCGCTCCGGCACGCTGGGCACGGCGAACTGGGCCGACCGGCTGAGCATTCCGGTGGGTGCGGTGCCCGGGCCGATCACGTCGCCGGCCTCCTACGGCGCCCACCGGTTGCTGCGCACCGGGGCGGTGTGCGTCACCTCGGCCGACGAGCTGTGCGAACTGGCCGGTCCGATCGGGGCTTTCGTCGCGGAGGAGGCCCCGGTGCCGCTCGCCGAGTACGACGGGCTGGAGCAGGACGACCTGCGGGTGCTCGACGCACTCCCGGTGAGCAGGGGAGCACCGGTGACCTCGCTGTGCCGGGTGGCGGGTCTGGACGAGTCGTCGCTCCTGGTGGCGCTGGCCCGGCTGGAGCTGCGTGGGCTGGCCGAGGACCGGGCGGGGCGCTGGCGCCGGGCCCGAACCGCCGGATGACGGACCGCCGGATGGCGGGGCGCCGGACAACGGCGTGTTCAGGCCGTGTCGGCGGAGGCCTCGATGAGTTCCCGGGCCCCCTGCCGCAGCAGGGTGAGCGCGACCGATGTGCCGAGCAGCACCGGGTCGGAGGCCGGGCCGGTCTCCTCGGCCTGCACCGCGACCTTCCCGTCCAGCGAGAACACCATCGCCCGCAGGTGCAGGCGCCCGTCGGGGAGATCGGCGGCGAAGCCGGCGATCGGGCTGTTGCAGTGCCCCTGGAGCACATGCAGCATCATCCGCTCGGCCGTGGTCTGTCGCCAGGTGCCGGGGCTGCCCAGTCGGCCGGCCAGCTCGGTGGTGGCGGCGTCGTCCTCACGGCACTGGAGGCCGAGCACGCCCGCGCCGATCGGTGGGAACATCGTGTCCACGTCGAGAATCTCGGCGGCCCGGGCGGTCTCGCCGATCCGCTCCAGGCCGGAGTAGGCGAGCAGGAGGGCGTCGGCCTGCCCGGCCGCGAGCTTGGCCAGGCGGCTGTTGGCGTTGCCACGGATCGGCACGGTGTCCAGGTGCGGGTGGCTGCGCGCGAGCTGGGCGATCCGGCGTACCGCGGAGGTGCCGATCCGGGTGCCCGCCGGCAGCTCGTCCAGAGTGAGTCCGCCCGGGTGGATCAGGGCGTCGCGCACGTCGTCGCGTTCCAGGTAGCAGGCGAACGTGGTGCCGGCCGGCACCGGCCGGTCGCCCGGCACGTCCTTCATGCAGTGCACGGCCAGGTCGACGTTGCCCGAAAGGAGCAGCTGATCAACCTCTTTGGTGAAGGCTCCCTTGCCGCCGAGCGCGGCCAGCGATCCCTGCCACCGGTCGCCGCTGGTGGTGACGGGCACGACCTCCACCTCCAGGCCGGGCTCGAGTGCCGTCAGCTCGGCCCGCACCCGCTCGACCTGCGCCAGCGCCATCGGCGAGGAGCGGGTGCCGATCCGCACGACGCGGCGTCCGGAAGCCGGGCCGGCCGAGGTGTCCGGGGCATCCGGCGAAACGGGGGAGGTGTGGGCCGATCGGTTCACCCGACGCAGAATAGGCCCTGGCCTCCGGATCACCAGCGGGGCCACCCGATCGGGCCGGTGGCGCGCCTGCGGGCATCTGCCCACGATCCGGTCGGCACCGGGCATGGGTCGTGAGACTGCCCCGAACCCGCACGGCACGCCGCACGTCGTGCTTGAGCGCAGCGGCCTGACGGGAGACGGTGGGCAGATGCCCGACCGACCCGCGGCCCGATCAGCCGAGTCCTTCGTCGTCCACCATCGGGAACCCGGTCCGCAGGCCGTTCCCGGTGCCGAACGGGAGGCTGCCGACGCCTGTCCGGAGGGGCAGAACGCGCACGACGAGGTGCTGGTGGAGGAGTTCTCCCGGCACCTGGCGGCCGAGCGCAACCTG contains the following coding sequences:
- a CDS encoding ABC transporter ATP-binding protein, coding for MTVTTPYGPRTGTGPVVMRLEQVSRWFGNVVAVNDVSMTIGPGVTGLLGPNGAGKSTLIHLMSGFLPPSSGTVTVDGEPTWHNENIYRRIGLVPEREAMYEGISGWDFVLANARLHRLPDPKAAATRAIETVDMQSAAARDVAGYSKGMKQRIKMATALVHDPDVLLLDEPFNGMDPRQRLQLMDLMTELGANGRVVLFSSHILEEVEQIAGGIEVMVAGRHAASGDFREIRRLMTERPHQYTIRSSDDRALAAALIADGSTSGVELGVQAGSAVLNVQASDYHRFARRLPVFARERGIRLYEVTPADESLEKVFSYLVNR
- a CDS encoding ABC transporter permease; translation: MSNNTGVIHDIGFRHYDGPRLGRGYLVRSLYIESLRGCYGLGRSAKSKIMPFLLLVVMVAPAVIVAVVAGVTKLDKLPISYVQYMFALGAAIAIFVAAQAPATVSRDLRFRVMPLYLSRPLTRNDYVLAKYGAMSSALFILIAVPQTALFAGALLAKMSFWPNAKDWAAGLLGALFLSLVLGGIGLLIASVTPRRGFGVAAVITVQLLLGLVSGVLASLADVQGHRSLAGYVALINPVSLVQGVLHWMVDTPVSYPQPPPGTVGGLVFTAAMIAVIAGCYALLIARYRKVSAS
- a CDS encoding ABC transporter ATP-binding protein produces the protein MITVEKLSKRYGAVTALDGLTFAIEPGVVGLVGANGAGKSTMIKILLGLLPATSGSAHVLGLDVSTDGPAIRQRVGYMPEHDCLPADMSATEFVLHMARMSGLPLTAARERTADTLRHVGLYEERYRSMGGYSTGMKQRVKLAQALVHDPGMLLLDEPTNGLDPAGRDQMLALLRRIGTEFGIPMLVTSHLLGELEQVCDHIVVVDGGRLLRSTTTADVTSASRILAVEVDDRADELERALRAAGLSVHPAGRQIEVELIDDSTYDAVLDAVVGLGVGLHRLERRRHRMAEIFRADPTLDPGVHVPEGRQ
- a CDS encoding YraN family protein, which translates into the protein MQLTKAELGRYGEELAAAHLEATGCRILARNWRCRLGEIDVVALEGQCLVVCEVKTRRSLAAGDPLESVTALKAGRLRRLAGAWLSTQQRFYPDVRIDVVGIVRPASGPARLRHLKGVV
- a CDS encoding YifB family Mg chelatase-like AAA ATPase, with the translated sequence MALGRALSVAIVGMTGHVVDVEADIALGLPAFTLVGLPDASLTESRDRVRAACSNSGHPLPTRRITVNLSPAALPKTGSGFDLAIAVALLTAQGVLEAPAVQKYVHIGELGLNGRVRPVRGVLPATLAAVRAGCPDVVVPVANAAEARLVPGARVHATATLSDLIRLHGGAPGRAPVEMEQAVLLEVSTRPAESDTTGPGDVLVRPGTLHPPGAPAGPEPDLSDVVGQKPARMALEVAAAGGHHLLLMGPPGTGKTLLASRLPGLLPDLDDESAVEVTALHSVAGTLDPAAGLIRRPPFQSPHHTCTAVSMVGGGSGLPHPGAASLAHRGILFLDEAGEFGSQVLDALRQPLEQGDLVIHRASGSARFPARFLLVLASNPCPCGFAFGTGKDCVCAPAARRRYLSRLSGPLLDRVDLQVDVPPVSRVDLAAGEQPETSATVARRVLAARAVARERLGGTPWTCNGEVAGSHLRGVLRLPPAVTHEVDRALDRHQLSIRGHDRVLRVAWTMCDLAGRERPDRDDVGRALVLRRRGQVPL
- the dprA gene encoding DNA-processing protein DprA → MSGTPHRSDEEERLARAAWSRLAEPGDARAGRWLAEMGAVAALAGVREGRAPGAERYAGRLTRLDPARDLHNLGLMGGRLLIPGDPEWPEALHRLDTEMPFCLYVRGPLRLDQACSQAVSIVGARAATAYGEHVAGELAMGCADRGLTVVSGAALGIDAAAHRGALAAGGPTLAVLAGGLDRAYPAANDLLIGEIARSGALVSEVPPGSAPTKWRFILRNRVIAALGRATCVVEAGVRSGTLGTANWADRLSIPVGAVPGPITSPASYGAHRLLRTGAVCVTSADELCELAGPIGAFVAEEAPVPLAEYDGLEQDDLRVLDALPVSRGAPVTSLCRVAGLDESSLLVALARLELRGLAEDRAGRWRRARTAG
- the hemC gene encoding hydroxymethylbilane synthase → MRIGTRSSPMALAQVERVRAELTALEPGLEVEVVPVTTSGDRWQGSLAALGGKGAFTKEVDQLLLSGNVDLAVHCMKDVPGDRPVPAGTTFACYLERDDVRDALIHPGGLTLDELPAGTRIGTSAVRRIAQLARSHPHLDTVPIRGNANSRLAKLAAGQADALLLAYSGLERIGETARAAEILDVDTMFPPIGAGVLGLQCREDDAATTELAGRLGSPGTWRQTTAERMMLHVLQGHCNSPIAGFAADLPDGRLHLRAMVFSLDGKVAVQAEETGPASDPVLLGTSVALTLLRQGARELIEASADTA